From the genome of Pyxicephalus adspersus unplaced genomic scaffold, UCB_Pads_2.0 Sca3578, whole genome shotgun sequence:
AGTACTGGCTATATctgtctatatattttattaactatatcttatttttttttacccatttattttTCCAGAATACATTGTAGCTTTCAATGGGTATTTTACAGCAAAAGCTCGAAGCAAGTTTATCACCAGTGCGTTGAGAAGCAGAGGTATTGAGGACTGGAGGATTGTACCACGGAATAACCCAGCAAGCGATTACCCAAGCGACTTTGAATTGATTGAGATCCGTACTGGGCACAGAGATGGCGTGCTGACCTTAGAAGACCATCCCAACATCAAGCGTGTCACGCCTCAGAAACGTGTCTTCCGATCACTCAAGTTTGCTGACAGTAAGATTTTGTCATTCGTACTTTGGTTTGTACATCCTGTACAAGATATGTTATTATGTTATCTGCCTATCTTTTCTCTTGTTCATCTTGCATTCATAAAATTAGGGTTTCCTGAGCACAGCTACATGCTGTTCATATTACTATTTGTATTCTATATTATAATATGCAGCTATGTACCATACAA
Proteins encoded in this window:
- the LOC140321416 gene encoding membrane-bound transcription factor site-1 protease-like, with the translated sequence MNMKFASFWLQLVVILLCLKKHQSSQPGNSSHEPESCNDCSHLTVSVEFASTVVEHEYIVAFNGYFTAKARSKFITSALRSRGIEDWRIVPRNNPASDYPSDFELIEIRTGHRDGVLTLEDHPNIKRVTPQKRVFRSLKFAD